A single genomic interval of ANME-2 cluster archaeon harbors:
- a CDS encoding DUF2080 family transposase-associated protein produces MRKIEIQPHTHLEIDGIEGFFVRKVTKFGNSAKVDCPKEYLGRTVYLVII; encoded by the coding sequence ATGAGGAAAATAGAGATACAACCACATACTCATCTAGAAATTGACGGTATAGAGGGTTTTTTCGTTCGCAAAGTTACAAAATTTGGAAACAGTGCCAAAGTTGATTGTCCAAAGGAGTATCTTGGCCGTACGGTTTATCTGGTGATAATATGA